Proteins encoded by one window of Melanotaenia boesemani isolate fMelBoe1 chromosome 10, fMelBoe1.pri, whole genome shotgun sequence:
- the fgd4a gene encoding FYVE, RhoGEF and PH domain-containing protein 4a isoform X5, whose translation MNSLLNTENKRDTSPLKHINKASNCSPVNRPFTRTEASRIQEKPSTTPAATQDAKQPAANGVLVQMEQDREKEEKSLSSVRIETASLVNGDMGSTEQSDDHSAPHADRTDAKGHTDNEDSETKTEGEERSEEGSTDHKETNEQKLFKIASELLQTEKAYVARLNLLDQVFCAKLMEEANKGTFPVDVVKNIFSNISSINTFHSQFLLPDLEKRMGEWASTPRIGDILQKLTPFLKMYAEYVKNFDKAMDLLKQWTDRSPQFKAIIKDIQSQEVCGCLTLQHHMLEPVQRVPRYEMLLKDYLKKLPEDDPDRRDAEKSLEIIAMAATHSNSAIRKSDNLKKLMEIYEMLGEEEDIVHPTNEFIKEGHILKLAARNTSAMERYLFLFNNMLLYCVPKFSLGGPKYTVRTRIGIDGMKVLETTNEDYPHTFQVSGKERTLELQASSEQDKAGWIKAFQETIEIFQQKNESFKNALKDEEEVSKAELGKRAPRWIRDNEVTMCMKCKEPFNALTRRRHHCRACGYVVCWKCSDNKAPLEYDGNKVNKVCRDCYSILTGEAITEGKKKGILEIEAAQFTDSSIMCGFLQHSEKSKLWQKVWCVIPEKECLVLYLYGAPQDVKALCTIPLLGYSVADGTDFPASFRLSQSKSVHSFAAETEELKQRWLKVIRVAVTGEMPERPQTNGSNMLDNNTQEQNPDGT comes from the exons ATGAACAGCCTCct CAATACTGAGAACAAGAGAGACACTTCACCGCTCAAACACATCAACAAAGCTTCCAACTGCAGCCCAGTTAACCGTCCCTTCACGAGGACGGAGGCCAGCAGGATCCAGGAGAAGCCCTCCACCACACCGGCCGCCACACAGGATGCCAAGCAACCTGCAGCTAATGGAGTGCTAGTACAGATGGAGCAGGAcagggagaaggaggagaagtcTCTTAGCAGTGTGAGGATAGAGACTGCCAGCCTGGTAAACGGTGATATGGGAAGCACAGAACAGAGTGATGATCATTCAGCTCCACATGCCGACAGAACTGATGCAAAGGGCCACACTGATAATGAGGACAGTGAGACTAAAACTGAAGGCGAGGAAAGGAGTGAAGAAGGGAGCACAGACCATAAG GAGACAAATGAACAAAAGCTGTTTAAAATCGCCAGCGAGCTTTTGCAGACAGAGAAGGCGTATGTAGCACGACTTAACCTGCTGGACCAG GTTTTCTGTGCTAAGCTAATGGAGGAGGCAAATAAAGGAACTTTCCCTGTGGATGTAGTGAAGAACATCTTCTCCAACATCTCCTCCATCAACACCTTTCACAGCCAGTTTCTGCTTCCAGATCTGGAGAAACGGATGGGGGAATG GGCATCCACACCTCGCATTGGTGACATTTTGCAGAAACTCACACCCTTCCTCAAAATGTATGCTGAATACGTGAAGAATTTCGACAAGGCCATGGATCTGCTCAAACAGTGGACCGATCGTTCCCCCCAGTTCAAGGCCATCATTAAGGACATACAG AGTCAAGAAGTCTGTGGCTGCCTGACGCTGCAGCATCACATGTTAGAGCCGGTGCAGAGAGTCCCTCGATACGAGATGCTGCTTAAAGACTACCTGAAGAAGCTGCCAGAAGACGACCCTGACCGAAGGGATGCAGAAA AATCATTAGAAATTATTGCCATGGCGGCTACTCACTCCAATAGTGCCATAAGAAAATCT GATAATCTAAAGAAACTGATGGAAATATATGAGATGctgggagaggaggaggacattGTTCACCCCACTAACGAGTTCATCAAAGAGGGACACATCCTGAAGCTGGCAGCCAGGAACACCTCAGCAATGGAGAGATACCTCTTCCTG TTCAACAACATGCTGTTATACTGCGTGCCGAAATTCAGCCTGGGAGGGCCGAAGTACACAGTGAGGACACGAATCGGGATAGATGGCATGAAGGTCCTGGAAACAACTAATGAGGATTACCCTCATACTTTCCAGGTGTCAGGCAAGGAGAGGACGTTGGAGCTACAGGCCAG ctCAGAGCAAGACAAGGCAGGCTGGATCAAG GCTTTTCAGGAAACCATAGAGATCTTCCAGCAAAAGAATGAGTCATTCAAGAATGCTCTGAAGGACGAGGAAGAAGTGTCG AAAGCTGAGCTGGGGAAGCGGGCCCCTCGTTGGATTCGTGACAACGAAGTGACAATGTGCATGAAGTGTAAGGAACCTTTCAATGCTCTGACACGACGGAGACACCACTGCAGAGCCTGCGGCTAT GTGGTGTGCTGGAAATGCTCAGACAACAAAGCGCCGCTTGAGTACGACGGCAACAAGGTGAACAAAGTCTGCAGAGACTGTTACTCCATCCTGACGGGAGAAGCGATCACCGAAGGCAAGAAGAAGGGCATTCTAGAG ATCGAGGCCGCTCAGTTCACAGACAGCAGCATCATGTGTGGCTTCCTGCAGCACTCTGAGAAAAGCAAACTTTGGCAGAAGGTTTGGTGTGTTATTCCAGAGAAGGAGTGCCTGGTTCTCTACCTTTATGGAGCTCCGCAG GATGTGAAGGCCTTGTGCACCATCCCCTTACTGGGTTATTCTGTGGCTGACGGCACAGACTTTCCAGCCAGCTTCCGCCTCTCCCAGTCCAAGTCCGTCCACAGCTTTGCAGCTGAGACTGAGGAGCTGAAGCAGCGCTGGCTGAAAGTGATTCGAGTGGCGGTGACGGGAGAAATGCCAGAACGGCCTCAGACcaatggcagcaacatgttggACAACaacacacaagaacaaaatccGGACGGCACATAA